One Sinobacterium norvegicum genomic window carries:
- a CDS encoding energy transducer TonB produces MNIMRLTIGAALGAMVTAGLFVIMYSLIEFSESPLDDSGPTKIASIDMPETEIDSRTKEVKADKPEDPETPPPELETPDLEDIDVEIGGMNMAFTPKADVKLGLKGLTSADGEYLPIVKVQPIYPRRAAERGTEGYCIVEYTVTKNGSIRDPEPVDCQPGSIFNRASVKAALKFKYKPRVVDGVAQEVPGVRNKFTYQLQK; encoded by the coding sequence ATGAATATTATGCGTTTAACCATTGGTGCCGCTCTCGGCGCCATGGTGACTGCCGGCTTATTTGTCATCATGTACTCGCTGATCGAGTTCTCTGAATCACCACTGGATGATTCAGGCCCGACCAAGATTGCATCGATTGACATGCCTGAGACAGAAATAGACTCTCGCACCAAAGAAGTAAAGGCTGATAAGCCAGAAGACCCAGAGACACCACCACCCGAGCTTGAGACGCCGGATCTTGAAGATATCGACGTTGAAATCGGTGGCATGAATATGGCCTTTACCCCCAAAGCTGACGTTAAGTTGGGCTTGAAGGGTTTGACCAGTGCCGATGGTGAGTATCTGCCAATTGTAAAGGTTCAGCCAATCTATCCCCGCCGTGCCGCTGAGCGTGGTACCGAGGGTTATTGCATCGTCGAATATACCGTGACTAAGAACGGCTCGATACGCGACCCTGAACCGGTAGATTGTCAGCCCGGCAGTATCTTCAACCGCGCCTCAGTCAAGGCTGCTTTGAAGTTCAAGTACAAGCCGCGTGTTGTTGATGGTGTGGCCCAAGAAGTACCGGGCGTGCGTAACAAATTCACCTATCAGCTACAGAAGTAA
- a CDS encoding acyltransferase family protein: MSKLNYRPDIDGLRALAILPVLLFHAGIPGFSGGYIGVDIFFVISGYLITSIIIREVNEQQFSYRDFWARRARRILPASTAMIIATLVTGWFILSPADYVELAVSAREQAYFASNFFFSSNAGYFDGPSEFKPLLHTWSLSVEEQFYLFFPLFFITVHRFFPKHKRAAIILLLLLSLVVSLVLISSQPTSTFYLLHTRAWEMLIGSLLAIAPINLAMRQRPILCEVISLSGLITIVSCIFFYDDTTVFPGAAAIPPTVAVAAIIWANSYSNTWVKRLCTLPPAIWVGLISYSLYLWHWPVIAYTHYYHVGEFTLALKLGLIAVSLILAYLSWRFIETPFRLKQLFPSNNAILIAAAIALIAIAVVSQTIRRDGGYPERLPEHAFKFAQALSRSDDQRRCANLTNSAIREGNICQFGNNQAKPTLLIWGDSHAEALLASMKSAAEESNTAVLFASKSNCRPILVPSEPHGRCQQFNNSMFALASNHGITDVLLVSHWNRASYNAASSDSLASAERNEFKQQFNATVDKLQAQDIRVWVAKQVPVQNTLDVAHELTKLAMQGLPTDTINLPIADHLHKQRYVNNVIDASTVNALDPTPYLCSEQWCPAEENGLALYKDSDHLSAQGALKLEPMFKQLFLQIKQAK, encoded by the coding sequence ATGTCCAAACTTAATTATCGCCCTGATATCGATGGACTACGCGCCCTTGCAATTCTGCCTGTCCTATTGTTCCACGCGGGGATACCTGGTTTCAGTGGCGGCTACATTGGCGTCGATATTTTCTTTGTTATTTCTGGCTACCTTATTACCTCTATTATTATCCGCGAGGTCAATGAGCAGCAATTTAGCTATCGCGATTTCTGGGCGAGAAGGGCCCGGCGCATTCTACCCGCCTCAACGGCGATGATTATAGCGACACTGGTCACCGGCTGGTTTATTCTTTCACCCGCTGACTATGTTGAGCTTGCAGTATCCGCCAGAGAGCAGGCCTACTTTGCATCAAATTTCTTTTTCTCTTCCAACGCCGGTTATTTTGATGGACCATCAGAATTTAAACCGCTTCTTCATACTTGGTCTCTCTCCGTTGAAGAGCAATTTTATCTTTTCTTCCCATTATTTTTTATCACTGTTCACCGCTTTTTCCCCAAGCATAAGCGCGCTGCAATCATCCTATTACTGCTGCTATCGCTGGTCGTCAGCCTCGTTTTAATTAGCAGCCAGCCAACCTCAACGTTTTATCTACTTCATACTCGAGCATGGGAAATGCTGATCGGCAGCCTGCTAGCAATTGCTCCTATTAATTTAGCCATGCGCCAGCGGCCAATATTGTGTGAAGTTATTTCTCTGTCAGGTCTGATCACTATTGTTAGTTGCATCTTCTTTTATGACGACACAACTGTCTTTCCTGGAGCCGCAGCAATACCCCCTACCGTGGCTGTTGCCGCTATTATTTGGGCAAACAGCTACAGCAACACGTGGGTTAAACGGCTTTGCACCCTCCCCCCCGCTATCTGGGTCGGGTTAATATCTTACTCGCTATACCTCTGGCATTGGCCGGTGATAGCCTACACTCACTATTACCATGTTGGCGAATTCACTCTCGCGCTGAAACTCGGCCTTATTGCTGTTAGCCTTATATTGGCCTACCTGTCCTGGCGATTCATTGAAACGCCTTTTCGTCTGAAACAACTTTTCCCCAGCAATAACGCCATTTTAATAGCGGCAGCCATCGCGTTGATTGCCATCGCTGTTGTGTCACAGACTATCCGCAGAGACGGTGGTTATCCTGAACGACTACCCGAGCATGCCTTTAAGTTTGCCCAGGCATTATCCCGGAGCGATGATCAAAGACGTTGCGCCAACCTTACTAACAGCGCCATTCGGGAGGGCAACATCTGCCAGTTTGGCAACAACCAGGCTAAGCCAACGCTATTAATTTGGGGTGACAGCCATGCTGAGGCCTTGCTTGCGTCTATGAAAAGCGCCGCCGAAGAATCTAATACTGCGGTATTGTTTGCCAGCAAAAGTAACTGCCGGCCAATCCTAGTACCCAGTGAGCCGCATGGCAGGTGCCAACAATTTAATAACAGCATGTTTGCCTTAGCGAGCAACCATGGCATCACTGACGTATTATTGGTTAGCCATTGGAACCGTGCCAGCTATAACGCAGCAAGCTCCGATTCTTTGGCCAGTGCTGAACGCAACGAATTCAAACAACAATTTAATGCCACCGTAGATAAGCTACAAGCTCAAGACATTAGGGTTTGGGTTGCCAAGCAGGTACCGGTGCAAAATACCTTGGACGTGGCACATGAACTCACCAAGCTCGCGATGCAGGGGCTGCCTACAGATACCATCAACCTGCCCATTGCTGACCACCTTCACAAGCAACGCTATGTTAACAATGTCATTGATGCCAGTACCGTCAACGCCCTCGATCCAACACCCTATCTCTGTAGCGAACAATGGTGCCCTGCGGAAGAGAATGGCCTTGCCCTGTACAAAGATTCTGACCATTTATCGGCTCAGGGTGCCCTGAAGCTTGAGCCTATGTTCAAGCAGCTGTTTCTACAGATCAAACAAGCTAAATAA
- a CDS encoding ExbD/TolR family protein encodes MPKSVSARKPEAEQQIDLTPMLDVVFIMLIFFIVTASFIKEPGIDVERPTAETRNQVKNQNILIAINASDKIWIDKKEVDKRFVKSIIERMHAENPKGAVVIQADKKSTAEIFALITDAAKEAGVTDIALAAEDS; translated from the coding sequence ATGCCCAAGTCCGTTTCGGCTCGCAAGCCAGAAGCAGAGCAACAGATTGATTTAACGCCTATGTTGGACGTTGTCTTTATCATGTTGATCTTCTTCATCGTTACCGCCTCGTTTATTAAAGAGCCCGGTATCGATGTTGAAAGACCGACTGCGGAAACCCGCAATCAGGTCAAGAACCAGAATATACTTATCGCGATTAACGCCAGCGATAAGATTTGGATAGATAAGAAAGAAGTCGATAAACGCTTTGTTAAGTCTATTATTGAGCGTATGCACGCAGAAAACCCCAAGGGTGCTGTGGTGATACAGGCTGATAAGAAGTCAACTGCAGAGATTTTTGCACTGATTACCGATGCTGCTAAGGAAGCCGGTGTTACCGATATTGCCCTAGCTGCGGAGGACTCTTAA
- a CDS encoding tetratricopeptide repeat protein: MKLARCLKPVRPLARVVATGAVLSLLQVASPVVMQEVGYQGSLPGQVMAAEKTKNTEKTRKTPALSAKVFEQLEKAQEYAEAEQFKEAVAVLDKLKGRSSKFNAYEIAQMYNFYSFIYYSQENYPKVLDSYRKILAQSPNIPLAMENSTKYQMGQLYFVTEDYKNAIKTLENWFKVEPTANENTTARVLLAQAYYQTKNYDKALSQIEQAMKITQAKGKEPKENWYLLMRVLYYEKGDMKKVAWVLEELTRRWPKKDYLVQLSGMYSELNNEKRQLIALETAYVANMLSRQQDLLNMAYLFLGSDTPYKAAKVIEKGMKEKKIEPTAKNYEVLGNSYRAAQEVDKAIPAMEKAAKLSPKGENWARLANVYLDDDQYGKAADAARKALKKGGIRRKDNTQIVLGMALFNQNKLDDAKKVFKSIDDKRSKNMKEQWLKYLQSEIDRRASLEV; this comes from the coding sequence ATGAAACTTGCAAGATGTTTAAAGCCGGTTCGACCGTTGGCTCGCGTAGTTGCAACCGGCGCGGTGTTGTCACTGCTGCAGGTTGCCAGCCCCGTGGTGATGCAGGAAGTCGGATATCAGGGGAGTCTTCCCGGCCAGGTAATGGCGGCGGAGAAAACCAAGAATACTGAAAAAACCCGCAAGACCCCGGCGCTGAGCGCCAAGGTTTTCGAGCAGTTAGAAAAGGCGCAGGAATATGCCGAGGCGGAGCAGTTTAAAGAGGCGGTTGCCGTTCTCGATAAACTCAAGGGCCGCAGTAGCAAATTCAACGCTTATGAAATTGCTCAGATGTACAACTTCTATTCTTTTATCTATTACAGCCAAGAGAATTATCCCAAGGTATTGGATTCCTACCGCAAGATTTTAGCGCAGTCGCCTAATATCCCGCTGGCGATGGAAAACTCCACCAAATACCAAATGGGTCAGTTGTACTTCGTCACCGAAGATTATAAGAACGCCATTAAGACGCTGGAAAACTGGTTTAAGGTTGAGCCCACGGCCAACGAAAACACCACGGCTCGCGTCTTGTTAGCGCAGGCTTATTACCAGACTAAGAACTACGATAAGGCCTTGAGCCAGATCGAACAGGCGATGAAGATTACCCAGGCCAAAGGCAAAGAGCCGAAGGAAAACTGGTATCTACTGATGCGTGTACTGTATTACGAGAAAGGCGATATGAAGAAGGTCGCTTGGGTGCTCGAGGAATTGACTCGTCGCTGGCCCAAGAAAGATTACCTTGTTCAGCTCTCCGGTATGTACAGTGAGCTTAACAACGAGAAACGTCAGTTGATCGCTCTTGAGACAGCTTATGTGGCTAATATGTTGAGTCGTCAGCAAGACTTGCTCAATATGGCGTATCTGTTCCTCGGCTCTGACACTCCCTATAAGGCGGCGAAAGTCATCGAAAAGGGTATGAAAGAGAAGAAGATCGAGCCTACGGCGAAGAACTACGAAGTGCTGGGCAACTCCTATCGTGCCGCGCAGGAAGTCGACAAGGCTATTCCAGCGATGGAAAAAGCAGCAAAGCTGTCACCCAAGGGTGAAAACTGGGCGCGACTAGCCAATGTTTATCTCGATGACGATCAGTACGGTAAGGCGGCAGACGCGGCGCGTAAGGCGCTGAAGAAGGGCGGCATCCGACGCAAAGATAATACCCAGATCGTTCTCGGTATGGCACTGTTCAACCAGAACAAGTTGGATGATGCCAAGAAAGTCTTTAAGTCTATCGATGATAAGCGCAGTAAAAACATGAAGGAGCAGTGGTTGAAGTACCTGCAAAGCGAAATTGATCGCAGGGCATCACTGGAGGTTTAA